The Staphylococcus sp. KG4-3 genome has a window encoding:
- a CDS encoding CBS domain-containing protein: MVQLKDYLTREIVTSDVEENLTSIAQKMAETAVGFLPILQHTNYVGVITDRDIVVKGLANNQTKAGDIMTTNIVTANSEMTIKEATSLMKEHRIYRLLVVDDHKIQGIVTLGDLGVENATQLIGQTVSEISEEQDNN, translated from the coding sequence ATGGTACAATTAAAAGATTATTTAACACGTGAAATCGTTACTTCTGACGTAGAAGAAAATTTAACATCTATAGCACAAAAAATGGCTGAAACAGCAGTCGGTTTCTTACCAATTCTTCAACACACTAATTATGTTGGTGTCATAACAGATAGAGATATAGTAGTGAAAGGGCTAGCAAACAATCAAACAAAAGCTGGAGATATCATGACGACAAATATTGTAACTGCTAATTCTGAGATGACTATTAAAGAAGCAACATCATTAATGAAAGAGCATCGTATATACCGTTTACTAGTAGTAGACGATCATAAAATACAAGGAATAGTAACTTTAGGTGACTTAGGTGTAGAGAATGCTACACAATTAATTGGACAAACAGTAAGCGAAATATCTGAGGAACAAGATAATAATTAA
- a CDS encoding 5,10-methylene-tetrahydrofolate dehydrogenase, with translation MKKKVGILTAPDLAKKLADKYYETLPSLLSSQFDSSIEWEVEVIKDSITGAAKNFIDLYTNTESYAKENNWSYVINLTDLPILDEKRVIAADINKESKTILLSVSAFGWGSIRKRVERAILYAMKEVYYLNNDNNQQDNEYNKKYYNQHAFPSKRLQRKTVYIVDTDSYHIRFLIVPSFIGKLQLVSGMVSVNKPLNMMRTLTSSLALSFTTGAFGLIFTTLWQLSYIFSELRLLSLSFASIFAMLIWIILAHQLWDIPAGKGEKYISKLYNFTTLITLFISVSIYYITLFILFLITCLTILPADFVGKTIGTSGPADFIQYIEIAWLAASIATVAGAVGVGLTNEKLVKESTFSYRQQSRYENIVTKKSEK, from the coding sequence ATGAAGAAAAAAGTCGGTATACTGACAGCCCCTGATTTAGCAAAAAAGCTAGCAGATAAGTATTATGAAACACTTCCTAGTTTGCTCTCTTCACAATTTGATTCATCAATAGAATGGGAAGTAGAAGTGATAAAAGATTCTATAACAGGCGCAGCCAAAAATTTTATTGATTTATATACAAATACTGAAAGTTATGCAAAAGAAAATAACTGGTCATATGTAATCAACTTAACTGATTTACCTATACTTGATGAAAAAAGAGTTATAGCAGCTGATATTAACAAGGAAAGTAAAACAATTTTGCTTTCTGTTTCTGCTTTTGGGTGGGGATCTATACGTAAAAGAGTAGAGCGTGCTATATTATACGCTATGAAAGAAGTTTACTATCTCAACAATGATAATAATCAACAGGATAACGAATACAATAAAAAATATTATAATCAACACGCTTTTCCATCTAAACGATTACAAAGAAAAACTGTCTATATAGTGGACACTGACTCTTATCATATTCGTTTTTTAATAGTCCCTTCTTTTATCGGTAAATTACAATTAGTTTCTGGTATGGTCTCAGTTAACAAACCTTTAAACATGATGAGAACCCTTACGAGTTCACTTGCTTTATCTTTTACCACAGGTGCTTTTGGCTTAATTTTCACCACACTGTGGCAATTAAGTTATATTTTTTCAGAATTACGTTTGTTATCTCTTTCTTTTGCATCTATATTTGCAATGTTAATATGGATCATTTTAGCTCATCAATTATGGGATATCCCTGCTGGAAAAGGAGAAAAATATATTTCTAAATTATATAATTTTACGACGCTAATTACACTTTTCATATCAGTATCAATTTACTATATAACTTTATTTATCTTATTTTTAATAACTTGCTTAACTATTTTGCCTGCTGATTTTGTAGGAAAAACAATAGGAACTTCAGGTCCTGCAGATTTTATACAATATATAGAAATTGCTTGGCTTGCTGCTTCTATTGCTACAGTGGCTGGCGCAGTAGGAGTAGGTTTAACAAATGAAAAATTAGTAAAAGAGAGTACCTTTAGTTACAGACAGCAATCTAGATATGAAAATATCGTTACCAAAAAGTCTGAAAAATAA
- a CDS encoding alcohol dehydrogenase catalytic domain-containing protein, whose amino-acid sequence MKAVTFQGNKTMEVKQVDDPKIEETTDAIIKITASGICGSDLHLYHQGDLMLDSDFVIGHEPMGIVEEVGKDVKKLKKGDRVVIPFNIGCGECYYCTHEMESQCDNSNKEPASWKLDNGGLFGFGQMHGNHWGGQAEYLRVPYADFSSFVVPDSNMNDEQVLFLSDVVPTAYWSVEHSGVKAGDTVVVLGCGPIGLMAQKFAKLKGAKRVIGVDNVEHRLQHAKQYNQVEIYNFDHEKEIGKLLRETTHGGADIVIDCVGMDGQVQASERKLSSNSSQRGTISPIHTAAEAVSKFGTIQLTGVYATPVDDFPLDLIFNRDVQIKTGQAPVIHLMPKLYNMIQEGTFNPTEIITHTMSLDDAPQAYEIFDEKRDNNIKVVLKPE is encoded by the coding sequence ATGAAGGCAGTAACTTTTCAAGGCAATAAAACCATGGAAGTTAAGCAAGTAGACGATCCTAAAATTGAAGAAACGACAGACGCAATTATTAAAATTACGGCCTCAGGCATATGTGGCTCTGATCTTCATCTATATCACCAAGGAGATTTAATGTTGGATTCAGACTTTGTTATTGGTCATGAACCTATGGGTATTGTCGAAGAAGTTGGTAAAGACGTAAAAAAACTTAAAAAAGGGGACCGTGTTGTGATTCCTTTTAATATAGGCTGTGGTGAGTGTTACTATTGCACTCATGAAATGGAGTCGCAATGTGATAACTCAAATAAAGAACCGGCAAGTTGGAAATTGGATAACGGTGGTTTATTTGGCTTTGGTCAAATGCACGGTAACCATTGGGGAGGCCAAGCAGAATATTTAAGGGTACCATACGCAGATTTTTCTTCTTTTGTGGTTCCTGACAGTAATATGAATGACGAACAAGTATTATTTTTATCTGACGTAGTACCTACTGCTTATTGGAGTGTAGAGCATTCTGGCGTCAAGGCAGGTGATACTGTGGTAGTTCTTGGTTGTGGACCTATAGGTCTTATGGCTCAAAAATTTGCCAAGCTTAAAGGAGCAAAACGTGTTATCGGCGTGGATAATGTTGAACATAGACTACAACATGCTAAACAATATAACCAAGTAGAAATTTATAATTTCGATCATGAAAAAGAAATTGGCAAACTACTTCGTGAAACTACGCATGGTGGTGCTGATATAGTTATTGATTGTGTAGGGATGGATGGCCAAGTCCAAGCGTCTGAACGTAAATTAAGTTCAAATTCTTCCCAACGTGGAACTATCAGCCCAATTCATACTGCTGCCGAAGCGGTAAGTAAATTCGGCACAATTCAATTAACAGGCGTTTATGCAACTCCAGTAGACGATTTTCCGCTTGATCTTATCTTCAATCGTGATGTCCAAATTAAAACAGGACAAGCTCCGGTTATACACCTCATGCCAAAATTATATAACATGATTCAAGAAGGAACATTTAACCCCACTGAAATCATCACACACACAATGTCATTAGATGACGCACCTCAAGCTTATGAAATATTCGATGAAAAAAGAGATAACAATATCAAAGTAGTATTAAAACCTGAATAA